Proteins encoded by one window of uncultured Ilyobacter sp.:
- a CDS encoding glycoside hydrolase family 130 protein: MKRKVVVRYKKNPILTKDDVPYPVATVHNAGVIKYKDKYIMLFRSHLLNGRSVIGMAKSDDGYDFKVEPKPFLTPCEDKESIFSQYEEYGVEDLRISEIDGEYLLTYSCYSKYGVRIALAKTHDFIDVERVALITQADQRNVVIFPEKIDGQYVRLDRPHSEISKWSIWISYSPDLIHWGRSKLIMYPNNYHWDEMKIGPGATPIKTEKGWLNIYHGVFKTMAGSVYRLGVALHDLEDPSIILGVSDEWILQPEDPWEVTGYVPNVVFTCGAVDEGDGTLKIYWGGADSVMCVGEANINKLIDMCLIEEDLE, encoded by the coding sequence ATGAAGAGAAAAGTAGTAGTACGATATAAAAAAAATCCCATATTAACTAAAGATGATGTGCCATATCCTGTAGCTACAGTTCATAATGCAGGAGTTATTAAATATAAGGATAAATATATTATGTTGTTTCGTTCCCACCTGCTAAATGGAAGATCGGTTATTGGAATGGCTAAAAGTGATGATGGTTATGATTTTAAAGTGGAACCGAAACCTTTTTTAACACCTTGCGAGGACAAGGAATCGATATTTTCTCAGTATGAGGAATACGGTGTAGAAGATCTTCGAATCAGTGAAATCGATGGTGAGTATCTTTTAACTTATAGTTGTTATTCCAAATATGGGGTTAGGATAGCTCTGGCGAAAACTCATGATTTCATAGATGTAGAAAGAGTCGCTCTTATTACTCAGGCAGATCAAAGAAATGTAGTTATATTCCCAGAAAAAATAGATGGACAGTACGTGAGGTTAGATAGACCCCATTCGGAGATATCCAAATGGTCGATTTGGATATCATATTCACCGGATTTGATTCATTGGGGAAGATCTAAATTAATAATGTATCCCAATAACTATCATTGGGATGAGATGAAGATAGGGCCTGGAGCCACTCCTATAAAAACTGAAAAAGGATGGCTAAATATCTACCATGGAGTATTTAAGACCATGGCAGGATCTGTTTATAGACTGGGGGTAGCTCTTCATGATTTGGAGGATCCCTCTATTATACTGGGAGTTTCAGATGAGTGGATCCTTCAACCGGAAGATCCTTGGGAAGTAACGGGCTATGTGCCCAATGTAGTCTTTACCTGTGGAGCAGTGGACGAAGGGGATGGAACACTGAAGATCTACTGGGGCGGAGCTGATAGTGTCATGTGTGTAG
- a CDS encoding glycosyltransferase family 4 protein: MNKNKRNNEVQEKNPLKVALLSPIAWRTPPRHYGPWETIVSLLCEGLVKRGVDVTLFATGESITEGKLRSVCQVGYEEDKNIDPKVWEGLHIAKVFQSADEFDIIHNNFDFLPLTYSGLVDTPVLTTIHGFSSEKILPVYEKYNENTYYVSISNSDRSSNLNYIDNVYHGIDLTQFTYRDHPENYLLFFGRLHKDKGPKEAIEIAKRSNKKLIMAGIIQDEGYFKSEIEPHLNGDITYIGSVGPEDRDKLLGGAQALLHPIDFEEPFGLSVVEAMACGTPVVAYNKGSMPELIEDEINGFLVNDVEGALRALEKLSSIDRKRCREIVEEKFSVNRMVDDYIKVYEKILEERRKAGNR, encoded by the coding sequence GTGAATAAAAATAAAAGAAATAATGAAGTTCAGGAAAAAAATCCATTGAAGGTGGCTTTACTTTCCCCCATAGCCTGGAGAACCCCTCCTAGGCATTACGGTCCTTGGGAAACTATTGTTTCCTTACTCTGTGAGGGATTAGTAAAAAGAGGAGTGGATGTAACGCTATTTGCAACGGGTGAATCTATAACAGAAGGGAAACTGAGATCGGTGTGTCAAGTTGGGTATGAAGAGGATAAAAATATAGATCCTAAAGTTTGGGAAGGTCTGCATATAGCTAAAGTGTTTCAGAGTGCCGATGAATTTGATATTATACATAACAACTTTGATTTTCTTCCACTGACGTATAGCGGGTTAGTGGATACGCCAGTACTTACCACGATACATGGATTTTCTTCTGAAAAGATACTCCCTGTATATGAAAAATATAATGAGAATACCTACTATGTTTCAATAAGCAATTCAGATCGGAGTAGTAATCTGAACTACATCGATAATGTGTATCATGGAATAGATCTAACTCAGTTTACATATAGAGATCACCCGGAAAATTACCTTTTGTTTTTTGGAAGATTACACAAAGATAAAGGTCCTAAAGAAGCTATCGAAATTGCTAAAAGATCCAATAAAAAGCTCATAATGGCAGGAATTATTCAAGATGAAGGATATTTCAAAAGTGAAATAGAGCCCCATCTGAATGGAGATATTACCTATATAGGAAGTGTCGGTCCTGAGGATAGGGATAAGCTGCTAGGTGGAGCACAGGCTCTTCTACATCCTATAGACTTTGAGGAACCCTTTGGATTATCCGTTGTTGAAGCGATGGCTTGCGGGACACCTGTAGTAGCCTATAACAAAGGTAGTATGCCTGAACTTATAGAGGATGAAATCAATGGGTTTCTTGTGAATGACGTGGAAGGAGCTCTGAGAGCCCTGGAGAAACTCTCAAGTATTGACAGGAAAAGATGCAGAGAGATTGTAGAGGAGAAATTTTCAGTCAACAGAATGGTGGATGACTATATAAAGGTATATGAAAAGATCCTTGAAGAACGAAGAAAAGCAGGTAATAGATGA
- a CDS encoding heavy metal-associated domain-containing protein, which yields MKKIIIEGMMCGHCENTIEKKLKSIEGIGSVEVSLDEKSAFISGEIEEDLIKKAIEEEGYKVLSIEIVEAHLKEEKEKKGFFSKLIGKIEKSNEKEFGKGSIDCCDLSKQEKEDEEKKH from the coding sequence ATGAAAAAAATCATAATAGAAGGTATGATGTGTGGGCACTGTGAAAATACTATAGAAAAAAAACTTAAATCTATTGAAGGTATAGGATCTGTAGAAGTTTCACTTGATGAAAAGTCTGCTTTTATATCTGGAGAGATTGAAGAAGATTTGATAAAAAAAGCTATCGAAGAAGAAGGTTACAAAGTTCTATCAATAGAAATTGTAGAAGCTCATTTAAAAGAAGAAAAGGAAAAAAAGGGATTTTTTAGCAAATTAATAGGGAAGATTGAAAAATCTAATGAAAAAGAATTTGGAAAAGGTAGTATTGACTGCTGCGACCTTTCAAAACAAGAAAAAGAAGATGAAGAAAAAAAACATTAA
- a CDS encoding multicopper oxidase domain-containing protein, with protein sequence MKKIWAILLYILIFNFSFSKVVEYEVDIAYTEVNFTGNPIKAMTLNGGIPGPTLEFTEGDILRVTFNNHMDVETSIHWHGLLVPNDQDGVPYLNTPPILPGTSFTYEIPLIQSGTYWYHSHTGLQEQRGVYGGIVIHPKEKKESMTEYVVVLSDWTDESPEQVLINLKKDGDYYALKKGRVQSWEQVIKNRAVKERLMGSLMRMGPMDLSDVGYDAFFINGQKNIYLQNIAKGTPVKLRVINAAASTYFNLSYSKGDMKIVAADGLDVVPVDKSKLLIGVAETYDIVVDAGGSLTASAQDGTGYAMLHTGNMNMMPTDAMEMEESDMQSMNSMNSMESAHYDFLRSEKSTEYSSGLDERVVQLNLTGDMDRYVWTFNNKALTESDKILVRKGEKVRFILKNETMMRHPLHLHGHFFRVINNNGPNSPLKHTVDIPPMQTVEIEFLAQEEKDWFFHCHNLYHMKTGMSRIVSYDSENLSKDLSSKLSWDRRWFYKGYISGATNYSDINITAFNSKNTLSLMGEASYEGEHDMDIQYGRYINRNLSLITGFNFEEGEDGEVDNRGFVGVEYLLSLLIESEVKIYDDGDLETDFSSELQLTDRLQFNWELNTDGEYLLELEYRYRKWISFMANVHSEYDEGVGIKINF encoded by the coding sequence ATGAAAAAAATTTGGGCTATACTTTTATACATTTTAATTTTTAATTTTAGTTTTTCTAAAGTAGTGGAATATGAAGTCGACATAGCTTATACAGAAGTAAATTTTACTGGGAATCCTATAAAGGCTATGACATTAAATGGAGGCATCCCGGGACCAACTCTTGAATTTACAGAGGGAGACATTCTCAGAGTAACATTTAACAATCATATGGATGTGGAGACCTCTATACACTGGCACGGTCTGCTGGTTCCAAATGATCAAGACGGAGTTCCTTACCTAAATACCCCTCCCATACTTCCAGGGACTTCATTCACCTATGAAATTCCCTTGATACAATCAGGAACCTATTGGTATCACTCTCATACGGGACTGCAGGAGCAACGAGGAGTGTACGGGGGGATCGTAATACATCCAAAAGAGAAAAAAGAATCCATGACAGAGTATGTTGTGGTTCTTTCAGACTGGACTGATGAATCTCCAGAACAGGTTCTGATAAACTTAAAAAAAGACGGAGACTATTATGCTCTAAAGAAGGGAAGAGTTCAGTCCTGGGAACAAGTAATAAAAAATAGAGCGGTAAAAGAACGGCTAATGGGTTCTCTTATGAGAATGGGACCCATGGATCTTTCAGATGTGGGATATGATGCCTTTTTCATAAATGGTCAAAAAAATATATATTTACAGAATATCGCTAAAGGAACACCTGTAAAATTGAGGGTCATAAATGCCGCAGCATCTACTTACTTTAATCTTTCCTATTCTAAGGGGGATATGAAAATAGTGGCTGCAGACGGTCTTGATGTGGTACCAGTTGATAAGTCTAAGCTTCTTATAGGGGTTGCTGAAACATATGATATAGTTGTGGACGCAGGAGGATCACTTACAGCTTCTGCTCAGGACGGGACAGGATATGCCATGCTTCATACAGGAAACATGAATATGATGCCTACGGATGCCATGGAAATGGAAGAATCTGATATGCAATCTATGAACTCTATGAATTCTATGGAGTCTGCTCATTACGACTTCCTGAGATCAGAAAAATCTACAGAATACAGCAGTGGTCTTGATGAAAGAGTTGTGCAGCTAAATCTTACAGGGGATATGGACAGATATGTCTGGACATTTAATAATAAAGCACTCACAGAAAGTGATAAAATCCTTGTGAGAAAAGGGGAAAAAGTCAGATTCATCTTAAAAAATGAAACTATGATGCGTCACCCTCTTCATCTCCACGGACATTTCTTCAGAGTTATAAATAATAACGGACCAAATTCCCCTCTGAAACACACAGTAGATATTCCTCCTATGCAGACCGTAGAGATAGAGTTTTTGGCCCAGGAGGAAAAAGATTGGTTTTTTCATTGTCATAATTTATACCATATGAAAACAGGTATGTCCAGGATAGTGAGCTATGACAGTGAGAACCTTTCCAAGGATTTGTCCAGCAAGCTTTCCTGGGACAGAAGATGGTTTTATAAGGGCTATATTTCTGGGGCCACAAATTATTCAGATATCAATATCACAGCATTTAATTCAAAAAACACCCTTTCTCTAATGGGAGAGGCATCCTATGAAGGAGAGCATGATATGGATATACAATATGGAAGATATATAAATCGAAATTTATCTTTAATTACAGGTTTTAATTTTGAGGAGGGTGAAGACGGAGAAGTAGACAACAGGGGATTTGTGGGTGTGGAGTATCTTCTTTCTCTGCTTATAGAGTCTGAAGTAAAGATTTATGATGACGGAGATCTGGAAACAGATTTTTCTAGTGAACTGCAACTCACAGACAGACTGCAGTTCAACTGGGAGTTGAATACTGATGGAGAGTATCTATTGGAGCTAGAATACAGATATAGAAAATGGATTTCTTTCATGGCAAATGTCCACTCAGAATATGATGAAGGGGTGGGGATAAAAATAAATTTTTAA
- a CDS encoding cation transporter, whose amino-acid sequence MKKITIKGMMCGHCVETIEKKLKSTEGVEDVKVSLEEKTAFISGEVENDLIKSVIEGEGYQVISVENIEEYPKDKKEKNKDKN is encoded by the coding sequence ATGAAAAAGATAACAATTAAAGGTATGATGTGCGGTCATTGTGTAGAAACCATCGAGAAAAAACTGAAATCCACAGAGGGTGTCGAAGATGTCAAAGTTTCTCTTGAGGAAAAGACGGCCTTTATTTCCGGCGAAGTTGAGAATGATCTGATTAAATCAGTAATTGAAGGAGAAGGATATCAGGTTATCTCTGTAGAAAATATTGAAGAATATCCGAAAGATAAAAAAGAAAAAAATAAAGATAAAAATTAA
- a CDS encoding carboxymuconolactone decarboxylase family protein: MRIPVKELKDYSIFLKPFFWSQKKRYGKVLIPGLLWGRVPKLFAAVAVLYGVLIRKKSPISPVIRSIVTVRVSQINWCRFCVDINSSTLAKLTNSMDKVENLEKWRESDLFDDRERAILEYTEAITYSDREVTDEMVALLKNYFDEDGIVELTGLIAFQNLSSKFNGALDVAPQGFCKLPSENIKHET, encoded by the coding sequence ATGAGAATCCCAGTAAAAGAATTAAAAGATTATTCCATATTTTTAAAGCCATTCTTTTGGAGTCAAAAGAAGAGATATGGAAAAGTTCTGATTCCAGGTCTTCTCTGGGGAAGAGTCCCAAAACTTTTTGCAGCTGTAGCAGTTCTCTACGGAGTGTTAATCAGAAAGAAATCCCCCATAAGCCCTGTGATACGATCAATAGTAACGGTTAGGGTTTCCCAAATAAACTGGTGCCGTTTTTGTGTTGACATAAATTCCTCTACACTAGCTAAACTAACCAATTCAATGGATAAAGTTGAAAATCTTGAAAAGTGGAGGGAGTCTGACCTCTTTGATGACAGAGAGAGGGCTATCCTTGAGTACACCGAAGCGATAACATATTCAGACAGGGAGGTTACTGACGAGATGGTTGCCCTTCTAAAGAACTATTTTGATGAAGATGGCATAGTTGAGCTAACCGGCCTAATAGCTTTTCAGAATTTATCCAGTAAATTCAACGGCGCTCTGGATGTTGCTCCTCAGGGATTTTGCAAACTCCCTTCTGAAAATATAAAACATGAGACTTGA
- a CDS encoding cupredoxin domain-containing protein, translating to MKRILWVILTIFILISCSGKNDERKINPDDHKVIGEIIDGARVIEVEAYRFAFEPDYIVVNAGEKVTLNFTTRDVTHGFMIEKMGIDVNINPGEISTIEFTPEKSGIYKFRCSVPCGSGHKAMVGYLIVK from the coding sequence ATGAAAAGGATATTATGGGTTATTTTGACGATATTCATTTTAATTAGCTGTTCTGGCAAAAATGATGAGAGAAAAATCAACCCCGATGATCACAAGGTAATTGGTGAGATTATTGATGGTGCAAGAGTTATAGAAGTAGAGGCATACCGCTTTGCCTTTGAACCGGATTATATAGTCGTAAATGCAGGGGAAAAAGTCACGCTTAATTTTACAACCCGGGATGTGACACATGGGTTTATGATTGAAAAGATGGGTATTGACGTGAATATAAATCCAGGAGAAATAAGTACTATAGAATTTACTCCAGAAAAAAGCGGAATTTATAAATTCCGGTGTTCAGTTCCTTGCGGAAGTGGGCATAAAGCGATGGTCGGGTATTTGATTGTAAAATAA
- a CDS encoding heavy metal translocating P-type ATPase yields the protein MAKDPVCGMEVDPEKSKFKLDKDGTTYYFCSKKCYEEFQHKKIENPEEKMKAATKCVIEIEDMTCGSCATKIEKNIKNTEGIKDVNVNLATRKATVNYFPDKISEEDLKKIIVDSGYKVKKPESTATMKLKIIGMDNPHCMGIVGSALEKLSGISGKTLLPTEKATIEYDPKIIDSAKIRKIIKDAGYDNFLETENQDKEKEAREKEIRSLKYKTSIAMILGLPLLYFAMGPHMGLPINDIINKHMGVIQFLITIPIILVGYEFYTKGLKSIIKAKTANMDTLVAIGTGSAFIYSIWAMLKRRHDQLYFEVAGLLVAFILLGRFLEAKAKGKTSEAIKKLMSLSAKTALIIRDGNEIEIPAEEVMVGDVVVVKPGQKIPVDGDIVEGHSSVDESMLTGESIPVEKSEGDRVVGATMNKTGSFKFKATKVGVDTALAQIIKMVEDAQGSKAPIQKLADIISAYFVPIVVSIAIISSIMWYFVGGFTFALTIFVAVLIIACPCALGLATPTAIMVGTGKGAEAGILFKNAESLQMAQKIDTIVFDKTGTLTKGEPQVTDIVTVSEFSQDEILIFAAVAEKNSEHPLGEAIVAHAKEKQIKIDTPDEFNSITGKGIEVRYKDMWIDFGNRKLMEEKNVDYESALKKLEELETEGKTAMLIAVDKKLAGIIAVADTLKEHSAKAIETLNKHGIETIMITGDNRRTAEAIAKQVGIKRVLAEVLPQDKANSVKQLQEEGKKVAMVGDGINDAPALTQADLGIAIGSGTDVAIESGDIVLIKEDLRDVVVAMELSKYTMRKIKQNLFWAFFYNSLGIPLAAGALYPFTGFLLSPIIAGAAMAFSSVSVVSNSLLMKRWHSSIKTDN from the coding sequence ATGGCAAAAGATCCTGTTTGCGGTATGGAAGTGGATCCAGAAAAATCTAAATTTAAACTGGACAAGGATGGCACCACCTATTATTTTTGCAGCAAAAAATGCTATGAGGAATTCCAACATAAAAAGATAGAAAATCCTGAAGAAAAAATGAAAGCAGCTACTAAATGCGTTATCGAGATAGAGGACATGACCTGCGGTTCCTGTGCCACCAAGATAGAAAAAAATATAAAAAATACCGAAGGGATAAAAGATGTCAATGTCAATCTTGCTACCAGAAAAGCCACTGTGAACTACTTCCCTGATAAAATCAGTGAAGAAGATTTGAAAAAAATAATCGTTGACAGCGGTTATAAGGTAAAAAAACCTGAATCTACTGCCACTATGAAACTGAAAATCATAGGGATGGACAATCCACACTGTATGGGGATCGTGGGATCAGCTCTGGAGAAACTCTCTGGAATAAGTGGAAAAACTCTGCTACCAACGGAAAAGGCTACAATAGAATATGATCCAAAAATAATTGACTCCGCGAAGATAAGAAAGATAATAAAAGATGCGGGTTATGACAATTTTTTGGAAACTGAAAATCAGGACAAAGAAAAAGAGGCAAGAGAAAAAGAGATCCGTTCATTAAAATATAAAACAAGTATCGCTATGATTCTGGGTCTGCCTTTGTTATATTTTGCCATGGGTCCACATATGGGGCTTCCAATTAACGATATCATAAACAAACACATGGGAGTAATACAGTTTTTAATCACGATTCCCATAATACTTGTAGGTTATGAGTTCTACACAAAAGGTCTAAAATCTATTATAAAAGCAAAAACTGCAAATATGGATACTCTAGTGGCCATTGGTACAGGGTCGGCATTCATATATAGTATCTGGGCTATGTTAAAAAGGAGACATGACCAGCTATACTTTGAGGTGGCCGGTCTTCTGGTAGCCTTTATTTTGCTTGGAAGGTTCCTCGAAGCGAAAGCTAAGGGCAAAACAAGTGAGGCCATAAAAAAACTTATGAGTCTTTCCGCCAAAACCGCACTGATTATAAGAGATGGTAATGAAATTGAGATTCCCGCTGAAGAAGTGATGGTAGGAGATGTAGTAGTAGTTAAACCTGGTCAAAAGATTCCTGTTGATGGAGATATAGTAGAGGGACATTCCAGTGTGGACGAGAGTATGCTAACCGGTGAAAGTATTCCTGTTGAAAAATCCGAAGGGGACAGAGTAGTCGGTGCCACAATGAATAAAACCGGAAGCTTTAAATTCAAAGCAACCAAGGTAGGAGTCGATACGGCACTTGCCCAGATCATAAAAATGGTAGAGGATGCTCAGGGGAGCAAGGCTCCCATACAAAAGCTTGCCGATATAATATCAGCTTATTTTGTACCTATCGTGGTAAGTATAGCAATTATATCAAGTATAATGTGGTACTTTGTAGGAGGATTTACCTTTGCTCTCACAATATTCGTGGCAGTTTTAATAATCGCCTGTCCATGTGCCCTAGGTTTGGCAACTCCTACCGCTATAATGGTCGGAACCGGAAAAGGAGCTGAAGCAGGGATACTCTTTAAAAATGCAGAGAGTCTCCAGATGGCACAAAAAATAGATACTATAGTTTTTGATAAAACGGGGACTCTTACAAAGGGAGAACCTCAGGTGACAGATATTGTTACAGTATCAGAGTTCTCTCAGGATGAAATACTTATCTTTGCGGCAGTTGCCGAAAAAAATTCGGAGCATCCTCTAGGGGAAGCGATAGTTGCCCATGCAAAGGAGAAACAGATAAAAATCGACACCCCAGATGAGTTTAATTCAATTACCGGAAAGGGTATAGAGGTCAGATACAAGGATATGTGGATCGATTTCGGAAACCGGAAGCTTATGGAAGAAAAAAATGTTGATTATGAATCGGCTTTAAAAAAGCTTGAAGAACTTGAAACTGAAGGTAAGACTGCCATGCTCATTGCTGTAGATAAAAAGTTGGCAGGTATTATAGCTGTAGCTGATACATTGAAGGAGCACTCGGCCAAAGCTATAGAAACGTTGAATAAACATGGGATAGAAACCATCATGATAACAGGTGACAACAGGCGTACAGCTGAGGCGATAGCAAAACAGGTGGGAATCAAAAGGGTTCTGGCTGAGGTTCTGCCTCAGGACAAAGCAAACAGTGTGAAACAACTTCAAGAGGAAGGCAAGAAGGTTGCAATGGTTGGGGACGGAATAAATGATGCCCCTGCTCTTACCCAGGCTGACCTGGGAATAGCAATAGGTTCAGGAACCGATGTTGCAATAGAGTCTGGGGATATTGTGCTTATAAAAGAGGATTTGAGAGACGTGGTTGTTGCAATGGAGCTGTCAAAATATACCATGAGAAAAATCAAGCAAAATTTATTTTGGGCATTTTTCTATAACAGTCTCGGAATTCCTCTGGCTGCAGGGGCTCTCTATCCTTTTACAGGATTTTTATTAAGTCCAATAATAGCTGGAGCCGCCATGGCTTTTAGCTCGGTTTCTGTGGTAAGTAACTCACTGCTCATGAAACGTTGGCATTCCAGCATTAAGACAGATAATTAA
- a CDS encoding IS3 family transposase, with translation MESFHSILELEVFGYKYFESFQEAYKEMQEFIDFYNTKRIHGSLKYMTPQEFYEKYKGKESEKFKVAA, from the coding sequence ATAGAGTCATTTCATAGTATTTTAGAGCTGGAAGTCTTTGGTTATAAGTATTTTGAAAGTTTTCAAGAAGCCTATAAAGAGATGCAGGAATTTATAGATTTCTATAATACAAAAAGAATTCATGGAAGTTTAAAATATATGACTCCCCAGGAATTCTATGAGAAATACAAAGGAAAAGAATCAGAGAAATTTAAAGTAGCAGCGTAA